ttattaGTTTTCATAACACTAGTAGGAGATGACCCTTCAGATCCAAGGACTTCACTTTAACAGACAGTTGGTGCTGCCCTTTGAAGGCAAGTGGAGAGAAAACAGTCTCTAGGATGTGGTTATGAAAAGGAGttgtaatattttaataggTGGCCTCAGTGGTGAAGCAGAATTTGCTGGAGTAAGATTTGCTGTATCTCCTTACAAACTGAGTTTGATTGCTACTCCTCTCTTTGTGAAGCCTGGACTTCCATTCTTCATTAAGGTTAGTTAAAATAAGCAGTATTTTTGTACATTAAAACACAAACCTGTAATGCAGAAGCCTTATTCTTTTTTGTATATATTGCTGTACTGTTTTTAATTTCCATCGtccaattatttatttttcacttgctgTTGTACAAGCTTAGCAGCTTGGAAGTTTCCTCCTTGAAAAAATGTCACCATTCATTTAAGAAATGTTGTATATTCTGATTAACAGGTCCAGGTGAAAGATACAGTGGATCAGTTTGTCAGAAATGTCCCTATAACTGTCACAGCAAAATCATTTAGTGAGCAAATGGATGAGACTGAGTTGATATCAGAGGCTTCAGACTCTGGGAGAAGACAAACAAGCATAAATGATGGAACTGCTTTATTTGTTGTTAATATCCCATCTGATAGCAAAAAATTGGAGTTTCAAGTGAGTTAAATAAttccattaatttctttcttcaaaggTTTAATTCTTCACTTTTGAgaatgcttttgtttccttctttactaaacaaaaaaattcaaacaattTATTCTCCTTTCAGGTAAAAACTGCAGATCCACAACTTTCAGATGAAAACCAAGCAAGTAAAACCTATGAAGCAAAAGCTTATTCATCATTAAGTCAGAGTTATCTGTACATTGACTGGGCTTCAAACCATAAAGTACTAGAAGTAGGGGatttcataaatattaatgtatatCCACGTAGTCACTATATCCATAAAATCCACCACTTCAGCTATTTGGTAAGTAACAGATGTTTTCCTATCAATTACTGAATTGGGATTTAATGTTTTGGCCTAGATGAAAAACCTTAGCAATCAAGAACTGCCCTCAGCAGCACATGCAGCTCCTGCAACTGCTCCTTCCATATTTAATCTGTCAGACTTACAGTAAAAAGTATTGTTAACAGTCTCATCTTTAAATTCTAtattaaattctattttaaattcCCATCTGACATAGACTGGGATTAAGAACAAGTAGTGCTTGTCTTGAGAGGGATTCCATGAGTTgaaacagagaggaagagaatggtttggaagagaataaaggagagagcTGCCTTCCCTTGAACCAGACCCATTGGTCCcaagtgctttttttgtgtgtgttggaTTCTATCTAAATGCAGGTTATTATTACAAAACATGACTTTGTTGTTCTCCATCATTTTTCTGTTCTAGATCATGTCAAAAGGAAAGATAGTAGGCTTTGGAACTCAGAATAGAATTAAGGATTTGGAATATGAGCATCTGACTTTTCAGATAACCCAAGAAATGGTTCCTTCAGCACGTCTTGTTGTTTACTACATAGTCATGGGTGAAGAAACTGCTGAGTTGGTGGCTGATTCAGTTTGGCTGAACGTGGAACAGAAGTGTGGGAATAGTCTTGATGTGAGTAGTAGAATAGGCACTAAAATTTGgctgttcttttattttatagtCAAATTTTAACTTGGATCTACACAAGTTATACAACACTTCCTTGACTTATTAAAGTTTCTGCCTTcagatgcaattttttttaacaatgaacttttaaaactaccaatatttgttttcaatttaTAGATTAAGCTGCAATCAAGCAAAAAGATACTGAATCCAGCAGAGGTTGTGTCACTTAACATGAAAACACAATTCAATTCCTTTGTTGCTTTGTCCTCTATTGACAAGGCAGTATATGGAGTcacaggaagaggaaagagagccATGGAAAAAGTTAAGTAGTGGCCACAATAGAAAACCAAGTTATTTGTTTTATGTTTATATTCAATATAGCTGTTATGTGTCATGCCTTCAGTAAACCTGGAAATAGGAAGTAGAGCAATTCAATACAGAATAACAGTTGCTGCCTCCAATCTGACAGTTCAGAACTGTGAAAATAATTAGTTTGCAGGTTTCTGGTTTCCAGTAGAAGCAAGCTGcacttttaaaagcagatcTGCACCATCTTAGCAGAACTCCAGACTGAAGTGGCCTTTCTGCAAGTCTGCCTCCCTCAGTCATCATATCACATATTCCAtgtgttttttcctcaggtaaTGCTACACTTGGAAAAGAGTGACCttggctgtggggcaggaggaggctggaacAACGTGGATGTGTTCCGAATGGCTGGGCTTACATTTTTAACTAATGCAAATGCTGATGATTCAAACGAAGCAGGTATGGTCCTTTGGCTTAAGCATGAAactgtgggttttcttttctgaaatactcAGTTATGACTCTCAGTCATATGTTGGAACATCCTTAAATTAATAAGGAATGCATGTGCTAATGATTTTTGAGGGAGGAAAACAGAACTTGTGAGTCATTGTAACTGaaatcaaaatgcttttctaGTTAGAATAGTAATCAGAAAAAGTCTCAcaaatttttaatgttatttaatGGAACTATTTTTAAGTGGGCTATGCAATTACAAAAAAGTCACATGTTTTGTACTCATTTGTTTATTCTTTGAACAGATGAAACTTGCAATGAAATTTTAAGAACCAAGAGGTCTGACTTCAAGGAGCGGATACTCAAAGAAGgtgtgaaaaaaacccttttaaagTATAtaatcatggaaaaaaatagatatcAAGAATCTGAGTATTGATTACTACTTTTAATTCTTGTTATTAACTTAATGTGGTGGAGAGAGACTGGCATATGTGGAACATTACTTTGGAGAGCACCCCATTTCTAAAGTCTCCCAGCCAAATGCCAAATGTGAAGTTGGTAAGGTTTAAGTACACAATGAAAAtagattatttatttaagatatgtttctttttcagaaaagacaaacaaactcaCTGCACTAAAATATGATAATCTTTCCAAGTGACCATCTGCCAGGGACCAAGCCTGTCAGAAGAACCTTTGACTGTTAATCcttaaaatgcaataaaactcCTCTtacttatattttaatttcagaatagTAGTGATTATGTATGTGTCACTAGCTTTTGAATAATGATTCtatgagttttaaaaattcagtataACAGGCTGAGATGCATTTGCAATGAATGACCTCATCTCAAGGAAGGGAACCATGgccattctgtgatgctgtgaattGTTTCATTATTCTCTCAGCATCCAAATACCTACATCCAGAAATTCGGAAGTGCTGCATGGCTGGAGTGAGAGCTTATCCAGTCACTGAGACCTGCAGTGACAGAGCTCAGCGGATCCGGAGCCATGCAAGGTGCATTTCTGCCTTCAAAGACTGCTGTGAATTTGCAAACAGGCTGCGGGAGGAAGAGCCCAACAAGCTCCTGATCCTGGCAAGAATGCGTGAGTATGAGAGTTTGACCTCTCCTCTGGGCATGTGGGGAAGCACTTCCAGCAGAATGGGAAAATACAGAGATGACATCTTTGGTAATCTACTGATCCCTCCCTATTACCTCTCAGGGCTATCCCAGAAAGAGTTTTACCAGTCTGCAAAGACCCCTAAGGAGGTGTATGAGagcagtttttgttttgttaagaGCTGTGTTCTATTGACCCACATTTAGAACAAGCAGAACTGGGGTAAGAGAGCATCATTACCTCTGAGGGCAATGCTGAATTTGACTGCTAAATTTTAATCCATTGCCCAGCCCTGAAACAGCCAACAGGTAACACGTCAGGAAGTATCAGTGGGAATGTGAAATTTCTTGTCTCCCATTTTCCTCCCTATAATTTCTTGTTAACAAGTTAATCCCTTTGGATTTTGGACAGGTATCCACATGTATAAATAGGTGAGGTGGGGTTAATGCAGGCTTTTGATTGAGGGTATTAAGATACATTTCTCCTTGTGTCAGAACTggtgagggattttttttacttgctttgtGTTCTTCAGATTTTGAGGCTCTCTTGGAGCTGGATGAGGCAGACGTTCGTAGCTACTTCCCTGAAAGTTGGTTATGGGAAGTTCACCAAGTTTCTCCAAGGTACTGCTTTTCTCAAATCAGTTACCAGTTTGACTTAGTCATAGTTTTAGAGGAAGTAAATGCTAAAATAGGGGTAACCCGGGCAGCTTTAGTTGTACCCAAGATGTGCGCTAAAATGCAGTCCTGTACTAACAATCTTCCTGCCATCTTTTCCTCCATGCAGGAGATGCTGTCTGGTGCCCTGATTGTTGAACCATGTTCCCACTCACTTTCAACCCTTGTTAAACAGCAGCTTCTGTAAAGTCAGCTAAGACCAAATTTATGCAAACTAGTTCTGTTTTCTAAATGCTCTCTCATATCTTCCCTTACCTGAGGCTCTCATAGATACAGGAGTTGCTCTGGGCTCTGTTAGCAGATGGCTGATGACAATGTATGACTGTACTAACACTTGTACATACAGGTCAAAGACTCTGACTGTCACCTTGCCTGATTCTCTGACTACCTGGGAAGTACAAGCTGTTGGCATTTCAGATAAAGGTAGGTACTGCAGCCTGATTAGCTTGCTGCTAAAGAATTAGGGAGCTTTTATTTTGCAGAGCATCTCATTGCAGTTAAGGcatatatttcaaaatgttcatttttctgATTGATAAACAGGATGTGAAAGGATAAAATAGGTATTTTAGGGAAAGAAAGTTACTTAATTTATTGGCTGGGAAATAAAGCCTATCTTGTGTTTGACAGTGGCCCACAATAAATGACTTAGAAAAGAGTAAAAGAACTCTGTGTGACTCTGTAAGAGTGAGTGActcttccctggcacagctttcCAGTGTCCTGCTACCAACAGCTCAGGCACTtgaggagaggaagaaacaaattTTCCAATAGATGTGGTAGTCCAAgcagaaaatttctttcttgctttggGTAAGAAGGAGAAACCCAAAGGACTGGTGTGTCAGCAAGTCTGTGTGAAGTGTGGGACACAACCTGGAACAAGAAGCAAGAGCCTGGTCACTTTTAGAAAAGTTTGGACAATTTCCAAGTACTTACTGAAAAAAGAAGTCATCAGTAAAGGTGGCGAGTGtgtgaagacttttttttaacttctttatCAGAAGGGTGGATAAGATAATctgctttatgtttttaatttccttagGTATATGTGTTGCTGCACCACTGGAAATGGAAGTTGTAAAAGATATCTTCCTGAACATTTATGTTCCTTATTCTGTGGTGCGAGGAGAACAAATTGAGTTAAAAGGATCAGTTTATAACCACAGGGCATCTGCAATTAAGGTAATTTGTGGTTTTAGTGAGTACTACAGAAAGTTTAACCTTATAAcctaaaaaagtattttccctGCAAGTACCCGTTATACTATTGGATAGGATGTCTCCAGTCTTTCAACTAGTGTTACATATGCTCTGTATAACTATGTgacaattaaataaaatcattaattgtttcattttcagcCATTCCACTGATTATGATGTTGTCAACTTTTCCTCATAGAagttaaaatacaatttttcttttccagtcacTTGGACACTGTCAAAAAAGTGATGAAGCTTCTTGAATGACCTGCTCATGAGCTCACAGATTCTATTGTCTAGGGATTTTAtataaaaggactggttttAAGGTGATATATTTAACCAGaagtacaaaattattttttaaagaatttgagTATATTTGAGTATGTGTATGAAGCAGGTATGAAGCCTGGTGTATTGGCTCCCTGGTGTTGCTAATGAACATTTGTTAGTGTGTTTTTAGTGCAAGCAAAGTTAGTGACACTTGCTCATTGCAGACAGAAAATAGTATTACAGCAGTAAAATGCTCACTTTTGTAGCTTTAGTATTCCTTTGGTGTTGTACTTGTCATTGAAATCTTTCAACATTTCAGTTCTGTGTTACAATAGCCACTGGAGATGGAATCTGTTCTTTTGGAGATTCTGCAGCTACAGGATCAAGGATACACAACTGCCAGATTAAGAATCTGGATGGTGGTTCTTCCTCCCCAGTTACATTCAGAATACTCCCTTTGGAACTGGGCCTTCACACTGTCAACTTCACCTTGCTGGCAGCCATGGACAGTGAAACTGTAGTTAAAACATTACGTGTGAtggtaaggggaaaaaaagtcaaaatggTTGTAGTGGTTTTGAATTTCATATTGATTCAGtcacaagaaataaataaatatccaagtattgctttattttaatattgacTAAATCCAAAATCTCAGATTAGAAGTAGAAGATTTAAGTAAAGCTCAAATATAGGAAAGGGTGTAGAATGCAAAAAACCTTATAGTTTTAAACTGTTGCTTCAACTAATATTTTTGATGAGACAAAAGTGTTTTCATTCCCTGCTTCTTTCCTCTTAATGATTCCAGCCAGAAGGCATTACAAAAGAACTTCATTCAGGCTTCACTTTGGATCCACAGGGTGTTTATGGTGAGAGTTGATcttatttgctttgttttttcatatttttaagtcACGATAATGaagttttcagtgaaaaaattggCATTTCTGCTTCCTGAAATAGTTTTCATTTGTCCCTTCCAAaggtttcctttcctttcattgACTAACAAATCCACTTCAAATACATTTCAATCATCTATTGATGTGGATTGTAATTTAtggtataaatatatatacatttttaattataggTTCAATCAAGAGACGAGAAGAATTTCGATACAAAGTACCACTAAATCTGGTCCCTAAAACAAAAATTGATAGAAGTGTCAGTGTAAAaggtaaattaaattaaaacctttAGTCTACTCTATGTTCTTTTCCCCTACTCgtatttcttcatttaactTTTTTGGAATTTGTTCCTAGATTCCCTTTCTTTTGAGAAAAGGCTTTGCAGATCATCTTGTTGTGTAGAATTTTAGGTACTTCATGAAGAATGATTGCTTGTACAAATTAGTCAGATTCTGCCCCTTGATTCACTTTCAATATCTCTcaaatttttggttttctctttccaCAGGACATCTTATGGGTGAAGCAATTGCCACAATCCTCAGTCCTACTGGTCTTAGTGCTCTTACTAATCTGCCAAAGGGCAGTGCAGAGGCAGAATTTATGAGCATTGCCCCAGTATTTTATGTGTTTCACTACTTGGAAGCATCAGAAAACTGGCATTTACTGGGTCCTGAAACCTTGACTTCAAGAACTCAAATGAGGAGGAAGATGAAAGAAGGTAGGAAAATATAACTGCCTCTCTTGCTTCAGACTTGTAGAAGTGCAGAGAATTTGCTGAAGGAGAAAGATAATATAGCTGAGTGAgcaaatatatataaatctcTTTTCATAACTTATTTTCTGCCTAACATATCCCTTAGGAATTGTCAGCATCTCATCCTTCAGAAATTCTGACTTCTCATACAGCATGTGGAAGAATGGGCAAGCTAGCACGTGGTGAGTTTAAAAACCTCTTTTGAttaaggagggaagaaaaggctTTATTTCACTCCTTTGCTTTCATATTAAACAACTGTGGTAGTATCTGCTGatcaaaacaaacattttttggttttcttggcaGGTTGACAGCTTTTGCTTTAAGGGTTCTTGGGCAAGTTAATCAATATATAAATCTTGATGAAATTTCTATTTGTAATTCACTCCTGTGGTTGATTGAGAACTGTCAAATGCCAGATGGGTCATTCAGTGAATTTTCTAGTTACCAACCAATAAAACTACAGGTATGAAAACCaagcattttttgtgtgtgtacagTAAAAGCTGAATTCACCAGGAGATGATGTGTTTTAGGAATTCAAGGTATTTTAGGCTGCATTTCAGCAGAATAACTATTCAAGTCAATTTTGTTAAATTTGTGGTTTTCTAGATTAATTTAAAGAATAGCACAATCTTGCAAGCATTCCAATTTTGCCACTAAAAGTAGCTGCTTACCACTTGTTAATATTTAGGGAAAAGAATGTAGGTTGATTTTGCAGTACAGTAGTCCTGGCTTGCCAATAACTTTATataattttgtctctttttacAAAAAAGCTATTACTTTCAAAAGAGTCAACATTTTTTCAGGTTAAACCAAACTGACATCTTTTACAAgaatttgtttgtttcctcACCTAAATTGCaaacaatttaatttatttaaattcaatGTAGCTtctatttatttgtatttacatattttgttttgtagGGTACCTTACctaaagaaaccaaagaaaacgCTTTGTATCTCACAGCATTTTCTGTTATTGGAATTGAAAAGTCAATAAAAATATGTCCTACTCAggtaaagaatatttttatttctgccagCAATCATGTCCTGGGGttctcatttcttcctttttccttaacATTTGTTCAATGAAATCAAGAGGCTGTTTTTAGATGggctttatttgctttttcaatCTTTGTGTTTCAAAATCAGTAAAAGAACAATAATGAAGTTCTTGATTGCAAGATCCACTGCATTATATACCCTCAAACTGCCTTGCTAGATGTGTCTCTTTATCCCAAGTCTGATGGATGTTAGCTGTAGCCTGTTCATCCTTTCAGAAAATCCATGATGctaaaaacaaagcaggaaattATTTGATGAAAAATGTGCAGTCTGCTCAAAGCCCCTTCACCATGGCAATAACCTCCTATGCTTTAGCTCTTGTGGATCCCAACCACCACTCTGCACGTTTGGCCTTCTCTGCACTGAAGAGGGAAGCATCAGTCATAGGTATTACTGAATTCTGTATTACTGCCTGGCAGGTAGGATGCTCCTTTAGTGTTTCTGTTCATTCTGTGCTGTGATTCACCTGCAGAGTGAATTTCAGTGAGGGTGTGTTTCAGTGAAGTGGGCAACAGTTCAccttgtgcagcctggagagagctgctgctctgcttcagtctgaaaatttattttgtattttctgtaggTGACCCCCCACTGTATCGTTTTTGGAAAGATACTTTCAAAGCTGTAGACAAACACACTCCCAGCTCTGCTACTGCACAGATGGTTGAAACTACAGCATATGCCTTGCTTACTACTTTGCTAAGAGGGGACCAAAACTATGCTAATCCAATCATCAAATGGTTGTCTGAGGAACAAAGATATGGGGGGGGATTTTATTCAACTCAGgtaagcttttaaatattttgttctcaTTCTCCAAGTATGACAacttttttttgaatttttacttctttttaattttatggaaTTAATTCTTTATAGAAATGTTTATAtaatctatatatatatagtttatatatatatatttgtttatataatatatattgtttatacacatatatataattgtttatataatatataattgtTTATATAATTGCAGGACACAATTACTGCCCTTGAAGCCTTGACTGAATATTCCCTTCTTACCAAACGTCTCTATTTGGATATGAGTGTTAAGGTAGCTTACAAAAACCATGGAAACCTTCATCTTTTCAAACTGACAGAAGATAATTTTGTGGGAAGAACTGTGACAGTGAGTGAATACTatcttttgaaaactgaaagcagaattcTTAGCAACTTgtcaaataattatttgaacTTGGAAATTGCTACTTGGGTAACTTCTTTTAAGAATCTGGTGGTAATTTGGTATAGTGAATGTTTAAGGACTTCAATTATCTGTTAAATTTAATGTATctgaaaattgattttaatttaGCATGTCTGTGTGTTCCTTTGTAAtgtggtttctttttggttttagatTCTCTTTGTATCAGGCCTTGATAtatatttgaaatgtaaaaCAAACAGACATCTGACCTGAATTTTTGCCCTTATTAACTTTTTGTTAAACATCCACCTTTTAGGTGCCTTTGGATGATGACATTTATGTAAGCACTGGAAGCAGCACTGGCATAGCTACAGTAAATGTAAGCATGCAaccaattttttaaaacttgagCTATTTTTTTCGGTTataaacattgaaaaaaaaccccaaatttctCATAAACTATTCCATTTGTTGCCCTTACCTTTAGACTGAAGTGATGGATGTCATTATGGCTACATTTTAGATTAAGTACAAGACATTGTTTACCTTTGGGATCATGAGAAAGTTATGaagtttcttcctcttcagtgGAGGTTTTCTGTTCCCTAAATCTAAATAGATAAACCATGTGTGCTTATCAATTATTATTATGTCTGCTCAGACAGCCACACAGGGAAGACCCAGCTTAGTGATTAATTCTGAGAAATTGCTTAATTCTCTGTTATTCTGGTTTTTACTCTTAGTTGATTAAACAATACccctgaaaatctgttttcttgtaATATTTAAAGGAACAATTTTTTGCATGCCTAAATATTAAGCTGTTGCCATGATATATTCTAGTCTTTCATAGACTCTTCCAGTATTAAACTTAATAATATCTGAAATGTCCATGTACTTGTGAActagtatttattttcataaaatatcaGGATAATATTTCAGGTTTGGATAATATTTTTAGCCTTGTAAATACAACCAGCAAGAATGGTGTGGTTTTGCTCCAGAATTCCCCATTCCTTCCTGTGCCAATCATTTATTTACTCTGCTTTGCATCCATCAGACCTAATCATGCTGCTCAGacctgtctgtgctgctgttttcttctccttattAAGAGTTTCAAATTTTATGCCAGTTTTGATGATTGTTTACTGCTTCTCTTTTgtctaatttatttatttgttgcaCATATAGGTGAGGACAGTATATAATGCAATTGGTACTTCTGAAGAGTCATGTAACTTTGACTTGAAGATTCTTCCCAAGAGTCATGATGGTAAAGGCTTAGTATGGTTTTAAATATTACTGCTCAGGTCAGTgcaaggga
The nucleotide sequence above comes from Heliangelus exortis chromosome 22, bHelExo1.hap1, whole genome shotgun sequence. Encoded proteins:
- the C5 gene encoding complement C5 translates to MTTLTYFFVLLFSGTTFSQEKTYVLTAPKIFRAGASQKVVVQAFGYEKEFPVKIAIRSFPDKLAVYSSGHVSLTPANKFQDAVTLRLQPTDLPRTENSVNYVYLEAVSPHFTRLKKIPVSYENGFLFIHTDKPIYTPDQSVKVRVYSLDEELQPARRETVLTFVDPEGVKVDIIEEEDFTGIVSFPDFKIPPNPKYGIWKIEAKYKKNFVTSAVAKFEVKEYAMPSFSIVIEPERNFISSDKFENFRIVVKASYFYNKKLASADVFLRFGIIEDTEKRMMPRSMHVTRIENGVAEINFNSKEAVSSIGFQSLEELDGSYLYIAASVLETTGGLSGEAEFAGVRFAVSPYKLSLIATPLFVKPGLPFFIKVQVKDTVDQFVRNVPITVTAKSFSEQMDETELISEASDSGRRQTSINDGTALFVVNIPSDSKKLEFQVKTADPQLSDENQASKTYEAKAYSSLSQSYLYIDWASNHKVLEVGDFININVYPRSHYIHKIHHFSYLIMSKGKIVGFGTQNRIKDLEYEHLTFQITQEMVPSARLVVYYIVMGEETAELVADSVWLNVEQKCGNSLDIKLQSSKKILNPAEVVSLNMKTQFNSFVALSSIDKAVYGVTGRGKRAMEKVMLHLEKSDLGCGAGGGWNNVDVFRMAGLTFLTNANADDSNEADETCNEILRTKRSDFKERILKEASKYLHPEIRKCCMAGVRAYPVTETCSDRAQRIRSHARCISAFKDCCEFANRLREEEPNKLLILARMHFEALLELDEADVRSYFPESWLWEVHQVSPRSKTLTVTLPDSLTTWEVQAVGISDKGICVAAPLEMEVVKDIFLNIYVPYSVVRGEQIELKGSVYNHRASAIKFCVTIATGDGICSFGDSAATGSRIHNCQIKNLDGGSSSPVTFRILPLELGLHTVNFTLLAAMDSETVVKTLRVMPEGITKELHSGFTLDPQGVYGSIKRREEFRYKVPLNLVPKTKIDRSVSVKGHLMGEAIATILSPTGLSALTNLPKGSAEAEFMSIAPVFYVFHYLEASENWHLLGPETLTSRTQMRRKMKEGIVSISSFRNSDFSYSMWKNGQASTWLTAFALRVLGQVNQYINLDEISICNSLLWLIENCQMPDGSFSEFSSYQPIKLQGTLPKETKENALYLTAFSVIGIEKSIKICPTQKIHDAKNKAGNYLMKNVQSAQSPFTMAITSYALALVDPNHHSARLAFSALKREASVIGDPPLYRFWKDTFKAVDKHTPSSATAQMVETTAYALLTTLLRGDQNYANPIIKWLSEEQRYGGGFYSTQDTITALEALTEYSLLTKRLYLDMSVKVAYKNHGNLHLFKLTEDNFVGRTVTVPLDDDIYVSTGSSTGIATVNVRTVYNAIGTSEESCNFDLKILPKSHDGHRKEEGEPLGRLEACAKYRPSATEPRSGSAHAVMDIGLVSGLEANTEDLTTLASGVDQLIADYEIKDGHVILQIDSVPANNFLCVGFRISELFHVGMLNPATFTVYEYHAPDKRCTMFYNPYGNERLVRLCEGDECKCMEAECSKMQERLDLSITADTRREAACQSDIAYVYKVNILSRSEEGYFVKYSATLMDLYKRGQAFAQKNNEITFVKKKTCTDVELSPGEQYLIMGKEALKINVGFKFKFQYPLDSSTWIEWWPSNPACTFCQEFLNTMEDFAEDLIISGC